One part of the Candidatus Kouleothrix ribensis genome encodes these proteins:
- the secA gene encoding preprotein translocase subunit SecA, producing MFNFLKKIVGDTNDRVIKQIMPIADEIEALEGEFRALSDAQLAEKTGEFKARLADGETLDDILPEAFATVREAARRTIGQFHYRVQLIGGIVLHQGKIAEMKTGEGKTLVATLPLYLNALEGKGCHLVTVNDYLAKVGAGWMGPIYHRLGLSVGFIAHDYSALFDPGYIDPEANQEDQRLVHWRPCVRREAYAADITYGTNNEFGFDYLRDNMVVELTQLAQRPLHYAIVDEVDNILIDEARTPLIISGPSQESSEEYRRFSKLVPMLKPSTVTPDQVKKDGIEPDGDFMIDLRSKGIQLTDTGIAKMERAIGVPEDESLYDPKYYQLTHFLENALKAQFIYHRDHDYVVEYGEVVIVDEFTGRKMPGRRWSDGLHQAVEAKENVPVKQENVTLATITFQNYFRMYKKLGGMTGTAYTEREELGKIYNIDVVVIPTNRDMVRQDLDDQIYRTEKAKFDAVLREIKEMQALGRPVLVGTTSVETSERLSDLLKRNAVKHEVLNAKQHEREAHIVAQAGRLGAVTIATNMAGRGTDILLGGNPDGLVEAILAERNLDYDDATPEQLRDALEEAKRRTEIERARVVEMGGLHIVGTERHEARRIDNQLRGRAGRQGDPGSSRFYLSLEDELMRRFGPMERVKGIMERMGVEDDVPIEARLINRSIEGAQTRVEGQNFDYRKHTVEFDDVMNKQRTIIYADRRAILEGQDMRQRILEMIGEEIGVLLDLHTPEAEGEEWDVEALIRALRTIDPLLPPEITPESLLELSRPEIEAQLLEQVEDDYITREEAIAPENMRYVERRMMLGAIDRQWIDYLTGMEDLRQEIGMQAIAQRDPLLEYQRNAYGMFDELKRNIQRDIVYQIIPVSFQYEQYMRQVLAEQQQRLQVAQHAGESEEQAKAAKTVRKPVAAKIGRNDLCPCGSGKKFKHCHEGRDGELFALLQARDSGVAPAVVAPAAAAPQSVSAQLATGGSGMSKPVQPGQRGRAVPPAPSAPAGNGKPGKVQPQAQRGKGSPPKRK from the coding sequence ATGTTCAATTTTCTGAAAAAGATAGTTGGCGACACCAACGATCGCGTGATCAAGCAGATCATGCCGATCGCCGACGAGATCGAGGCGCTGGAGGGTGAGTTTCGCGCGCTCAGCGACGCGCAGCTAGCCGAGAAGACCGGCGAGTTCAAGGCGCGCCTGGCCGATGGCGAAACGCTCGACGATATTCTGCCCGAGGCTTTCGCCACCGTGCGCGAGGCCGCGCGCCGCACGATCGGCCAGTTCCACTACCGCGTACAGCTGATCGGCGGCATTGTGCTGCACCAGGGCAAGATCGCCGAGATGAAGACCGGCGAAGGCAAGACGCTGGTGGCGACCCTGCCGCTGTACCTCAACGCGCTCGAGGGTAAGGGCTGCCACCTGGTGACGGTCAACGACTACCTGGCCAAGGTCGGCGCCGGCTGGATGGGCCCGATCTACCACCGGCTCGGCCTGTCGGTTGGCTTCATCGCGCACGACTACTCGGCGCTGTTCGATCCTGGTTACATCGACCCCGAGGCCAACCAGGAAGACCAGCGCCTGGTACACTGGCGCCCGTGCGTGCGCCGCGAGGCCTACGCCGCCGATATCACCTATGGCACCAATAACGAGTTTGGCTTCGACTACCTGCGCGACAATATGGTGGTTGAGCTGACACAGCTGGCGCAGCGGCCGCTGCACTACGCGATCGTCGATGAGGTCGACAATATTCTGATCGACGAGGCCCGCACGCCGCTGATCATTTCAGGCCCCTCGCAGGAGAGCAGCGAGGAATACCGGCGCTTCTCGAAGCTGGTGCCGATGCTCAAACCTAGCACCGTCACGCCCGACCAGGTTAAGAAAGATGGGATCGAGCCCGACGGCGATTTCATGATCGATTTGCGCAGCAAGGGCATCCAGCTCACCGATACCGGCATCGCCAAGATGGAGCGCGCGATTGGTGTGCCCGAGGATGAAAGCCTGTACGACCCGAAGTACTACCAGCTTACGCATTTCCTCGAAAATGCCCTGAAGGCCCAGTTCATCTACCATCGCGATCACGACTATGTGGTCGAGTATGGCGAGGTGGTGATCGTCGACGAATTCACTGGCCGCAAAATGCCCGGCCGGCGCTGGAGCGACGGCTTGCACCAGGCGGTTGAGGCCAAAGAGAATGTGCCGGTCAAGCAGGAGAATGTCACACTCGCGACGATTACATTCCAGAACTACTTCCGCATGTACAAGAAGCTCGGCGGTATGACCGGCACAGCCTATACCGAGCGCGAAGAGCTGGGTAAGATCTATAACATCGACGTGGTGGTGATCCCGACCAATCGCGACATGGTGCGCCAGGATCTCGACGACCAGATCTACCGCACCGAGAAGGCCAAGTTCGACGCGGTGCTGCGTGAGATCAAAGAGATGCAGGCGCTCGGCCGGCCGGTGCTGGTAGGCACTACCTCGGTCGAGACATCTGAGCGCCTGAGTGATCTGCTGAAGCGCAATGCGGTGAAACACGAGGTGCTGAACGCTAAGCAGCACGAGCGTGAGGCGCATATTGTGGCGCAGGCTGGCCGCCTGGGCGCGGTGACGATCGCTACGAATATGGCCGGCCGCGGCACCGACATCCTGCTGGGCGGTAACCCCGACGGCCTGGTCGAGGCGATCCTGGCCGAGCGCAACCTCGACTACGACGACGCCACGCCCGAGCAGCTACGCGATGCGCTCGAAGAGGCCAAGCGCCGCACCGAGATCGAACGCGCCAGGGTCGTCGAGATGGGTGGCCTGCATATCGTCGGCACCGAGCGCCACGAGGCCCGCCGGATCGACAACCAGCTGCGTGGCCGCGCCGGCCGCCAGGGCGACCCTGGCTCGTCGCGCTTCTACCTGTCGCTGGAAGATGAGCTGATGCGTCGCTTCGGGCCGATGGAGCGCGTAAAGGGCATCATGGAGCGCATGGGCGTCGAGGACGACGTGCCGATCGAGGCGCGGCTGATCAATCGCTCGATCGAAGGCGCCCAGACGCGCGTCGAGGGCCAGAACTTCGACTACCGCAAGCACACGGTCGAGTTCGACGACGTGATGAACAAGCAGCGCACGATCATCTATGCCGATCGCCGGGCGATTCTCGAGGGGCAGGACATGCGCCAGCGCATCCTCGAGATGATCGGCGAGGAGATCGGCGTGCTGCTCGATCTGCACACGCCTGAGGCTGAGGGCGAGGAGTGGGATGTCGAGGCGCTCATCCGCGCACTGCGCACGATCGACCCGCTGCTGCCGCCCGAGATCACGCCCGAATCGCTGCTCGAGCTGTCGCGCCCCGAGATCGAGGCGCAGCTGCTCGAACAGGTCGAGGACGACTACATCACGCGCGAGGAGGCGATTGCGCCCGAGAATATGCGCTATGTCGAGCGCCGCATGATGCTAGGGGCGATCGACCGCCAGTGGATCGACTACCTGACCGGCATGGAGGATCTGCGCCAGGAGATCGGCATGCAGGCGATTGCGCAGCGCGACCCGCTGCTCGAATACCAGCGCAACGCCTACGGCATGTTCGACGAGCTGAAGCGCAATATCCAGCGCGACATCGTCTACCAGATCATCCCGGTGTCGTTCCAGTATGAGCAGTACATGCGCCAGGTGCTGGCCGAGCAGCAGCAGCGCCTGCAGGTGGCCCAGCACGCCGGCGAGAGCGAAGAGCAGGCCAAGGCCGCCAAGACGGTGCGCAAGCCAGTGGCGGCGAAGATCGGCCGCAACGATCTATGCCCGTGCGGCAGCGGCAAGAAGTTCAAGCATTGCCACGAAGGCCGCGACGGCGAGCTGTTCGCGCTGCTCCAGGCGCGCGACAGCGGCGTTGCGCCGGCTGTAGTCGCCCCGGCGGCTGCGGCCCCGCAGTCGGTATCGGCCCAGCTGGCCACCGGTGGATCGGGCATGAGCAAGCCAGTGCAGCCGGGCCAGCGCGGCCGTGCAGTTCCGCCGGCACCAAGCGCACCGGCCGGCAACGGCAAGCCAGGCAAGGTGCAGCCGCAGGCCCAGCGCGGCAAAGGCTCGCCGCCCAAGCGAAAATAA
- the aroQ gene encoding type II 3-dehydroquinate dehydratase, translating to MKILLLHGPNLNMLGRREPAVYGHTTLAQINAALRERAAAAGVTLIDLQSNHEGVLVDFIQAEGWDADGIIINPGALTHYGLSLRDALASLSAPIVEVHLSNVYKREAFRHSSVVAPVAAGQIAGLGWRGYLLALEWLLAERGVT from the coding sequence TTGAAAATACTCCTGCTCCATGGCCCGAACCTGAACATGCTCGGCCGGCGCGAGCCGGCAGTGTATGGCCACACCACGCTGGCCCAGATCAACGCGGCGCTGCGCGAGCGCGCGGCGGCAGCCGGCGTCACGCTGATCGACCTGCAGTCGAATCACGAGGGCGTACTGGTTGATTTCATCCAGGCCGAGGGCTGGGATGCCGACGGGATTATCATCAACCCTGGCGCGCTAACGCACTATGGGCTGTCGCTGCGCGATGCTCTGGCCAGCCTGAGTGCGCCGATCGTCGAGGTGCATCTGTCGAATGTGTACAAACGCGAGGCTTTCCGGCACAGCTCGGTGGTGGCGCCGGTCGCCGCTGGCCAGATCGCCGGGCTAGGCTGGCGCGGCTACCTGCTGGCGCTCGAGTGGCTACTGGCCGAGCGCGGCGTCACGTAG
- a CDS encoding YIP1 family protein produces the protein MIVQGVSIGDMLNQSMTVLTKPSVQSFEQFERRGGQREALTYIIVAAGLVAVVGAGFGLLGGVMGAVGGLLRGVFALLGFYVFAWVLNYVGKTQGGTGTQDEVFYTAALYTAPLLAVTGVVSSIPIIGCLALPVTFALGIYQIYLGYLAARASMNLQQTPAIIAVVAAIVAQFVVAVFIGGAIAAALVGGAAASGSFSP, from the coding sequence ATGATCGTTCAGGGCGTATCGATCGGCGACATGCTCAACCAGAGTATGACGGTGCTGACCAAGCCGAGCGTGCAGTCGTTCGAGCAGTTCGAGCGGCGTGGCGGCCAGCGCGAGGCGCTTACCTACATTATTGTCGCGGCGGGGCTGGTGGCAGTAGTAGGCGCAGGGTTTGGGCTACTGGGCGGCGTTATGGGCGCGGTGGGCGGTTTGCTCCGTGGTGTATTTGCGCTGTTGGGCTTCTATGTGTTCGCTTGGGTGCTCAACTATGTGGGCAAAACCCAGGGCGGCACTGGCACGCAAGACGAAGTGTTCTACACTGCCGCGCTGTACACGGCGCCGCTGCTGGCAGTTACCGGGGTGGTCAGCTCGATCCCGATCATTGGCTGCCTGGCGCTGCCGGTTACGTTCGCGCTGGGGATCTACCAGATCTACCTGGGCTACCTGGCCGCGCGTGCCAGCATGAACCTGCAGCAGACCCCCGCGATCATTGCGGTGGTTGCCGCGATTGTTGCGCAGTTCGTTGTCGCGGTGTTTATTGGTGGCGCGATTGCGGCGGCGCTGGTCGGCGGCGCAGCGGCCTCAGGTTCGTTCTCGCCGTAG
- a CDS encoding S8 family serine peptidase yields the protein MDRALQDQLDHYGFSQVLVVHRQMAVLATRQPDFNSIDNHFLPAPVVVPGRGSMPHAAQPAVRHYPRLGISLGFADHEGLIALQSHPEIESIYACHTVGIVRPVRVAAAVLQRELTWGLQALHVDRLWDQGLTGKGIRVGHLDTGVDTSHPALKGRVAGFAEWDMLGTRIDGASPHDSDVHGTHTAGTIAGKPVGARAIGVAPECEFYSGLVVEGGAVLARVLGGMEWMLEHSVRVLSMSLGWRGYDPSFLTITRRLRQQGVLPVFAIGNEGVGTSRSPGNYPETLSVGAVDRARRVAAFSGSVRFQRDRDPIQPDVVAPGVGIISARPGGGYQSMDGTSMATPHVAGVAALLWQARPSATVDQIELAIRQTCTKPVGQDPQRYGDGLVNPLAALAALTGT from the coding sequence TTGGATCGCGCGCTGCAAGATCAGCTTGATCATTACGGCTTCAGCCAGGTGCTGGTGGTTCATCGCCAGATGGCGGTGCTGGCAACCCGGCAGCCCGACTTCAACAGCATCGACAATCACTTCTTGCCGGCGCCGGTGGTTGTGCCCGGCCGCGGCAGTATGCCACACGCGGCCCAGCCGGCGGTGCGGCACTACCCGCGCCTGGGCATTAGCCTGGGCTTCGCCGATCACGAGGGCCTGATTGCGCTGCAATCGCACCCCGAGATCGAGTCGATCTACGCCTGCCACACGGTTGGGATCGTGCGGCCGGTGCGCGTGGCCGCCGCCGTACTCCAGCGCGAGCTGACGTGGGGCCTGCAGGCGTTGCACGTCGATCGGCTCTGGGATCAGGGCCTGACCGGTAAAGGCATCCGCGTTGGTCACCTCGATACCGGTGTCGACACGAGCCACCCCGCGCTGAAGGGCCGCGTGGCCGGCTTCGCCGAGTGGGATATGCTCGGCACGCGGATCGATGGCGCCTCGCCGCACGATAGCGATGTGCATGGCACGCATACGGCCGGCACGATCGCCGGTAAGCCGGTAGGCGCACGCGCGATCGGCGTCGCGCCCGAGTGCGAGTTCTACTCGGGCCTGGTGGTCGAGGGTGGCGCGGTGCTGGCACGCGTGCTGGGCGGCATGGAATGGATGCTCGAGCATAGCGTACGCGTGCTGAGCATGTCGCTGGGCTGGCGCGGCTACGACCCCAGCTTCCTGACGATCACGCGCCGGCTGCGCCAGCAGGGTGTGCTGCCGGTGTTCGCGATCGGCAACGAGGGCGTCGGCACCAGCCGGTCGCCCGGCAACTACCCCGAGACGCTCTCGGTCGGCGCGGTCGATCGTGCCCGCCGGGTCGCGGCTTTCAGCGGCAGCGTGCGTTTCCAGCGTGATCGCGACCCGATCCAGCCCGATGTGGTTGCGCCGGGCGTCGGCATTATCTCGGCGCGGCCTGGCGGCGGCTATCAGTCGATGGATGGCACGTCGATGGCGACCCCGCACGTGGCTGGGGTGGCTGCGCTCCTGTGGCAGGCCCGGCCTAGCGCAACCGTCGATCAGATCGAGCTGGCCATCCGGCAGACCTGCACCAAGCCAGTTGGCCAGGATCCGCAGCGCTACGGCGATGGGCTGGTGAACCCGCTGGCGGCGCTGGCGGCGCTGACGGGCACCTGA
- a CDS encoding 2,3-bisphosphoglycerate-independent phosphoglycerate mutase — MTQHNRPRPLLLAIMDGWGERDEVEGNGIKLANTPNIDHWRATRPWTLLGAAEKNVGLPPGQMGNSEVGHLNLGAGFVVMQDITLIDDSIGDGSFFENDALNNAIEHVKSRGTRLHIIGLLGTGGVHSHMNHEKALLELAKRHGLAEVYVHAFTDGRDTMPQSGIGYLRDLESYMASLGVGRVATVIGRYYAMDRDRRWERTKLAYDALTAGVGRPAPAAQAAIQQSYDEGVTDEFIKPAVVVAGGQPLATIQAGDSIVCFNFRADRVRQITRAFVLHDFDGFARDALHDLLYVTMTEYEKGLPVQIAFENADVEVPIAQVISSAGLKQLHVAETEKYAHVTFFFNGGREEPFPGEERLLVQSPKEVATYDLKPEMSAYGIRDGLLKAIEQGTYDFIIVNFANADMVGHTGVIPAVVKAVETVDTCIGAVVDAVVAAGGAALITADHGNAELLIDPATGGPHTAHTTNPVPCILVAAPGIGLDGATLRAGGRLSDVAPTLLDMLGVARAAQMTGKSLLVRG; from the coding sequence GTGACGCAACATAATCGACCGCGCCCGCTGCTGCTGGCGATCATGGACGGCTGGGGCGAGCGCGATGAAGTCGAGGGCAATGGCATCAAGCTGGCCAATACGCCAAATATCGATCATTGGCGTGCGACCCGGCCATGGACGCTGCTTGGCGCGGCCGAGAAGAACGTTGGCCTGCCGCCCGGCCAGATGGGTAACTCTGAGGTTGGCCACCTGAACCTGGGTGCCGGCTTTGTGGTGATGCAGGATATCACCCTGATCGACGACAGCATCGGCGACGGCAGCTTCTTCGAGAACGACGCGCTGAATAACGCGATCGAGCATGTGAAATCGCGTGGTACGCGGCTGCATATCATCGGCCTGCTCGGCACCGGTGGCGTCCACAGCCACATGAACCACGAGAAAGCGCTGCTCGAGCTGGCCAAGCGCCACGGCCTGGCCGAGGTGTATGTTCACGCGTTCACCGATGGCCGCGACACCATGCCGCAGAGCGGGATCGGCTACCTGCGCGATCTTGAGAGCTATATGGCCTCGCTGGGCGTCGGGCGCGTCGCCACCGTGATCGGCCGCTACTATGCCATGGATCGCGACCGGCGCTGGGAGCGCACCAAGCTGGCCTACGACGCGCTGACCGCCGGTGTGGGCCGGCCGGCGCCCGCCGCACAGGCGGCGATCCAGCAGTCGTACGACGAAGGTGTGACCGACGAGTTCATCAAGCCGGCGGTGGTGGTTGCGGGCGGGCAGCCGCTGGCGACGATCCAGGCCGGCGATTCGATCGTCTGCTTCAACTTTCGCGCCGACCGCGTACGCCAGATCACGCGCGCGTTTGTGCTGCACGACTTCGACGGCTTCGCGCGCGACGCGCTGCACGACCTGCTGTACGTGACCATGACCGAGTATGAGAAGGGCCTGCCGGTGCAGATTGCCTTCGAGAATGCCGATGTCGAGGTGCCGATCGCCCAGGTGATCAGCAGCGCCGGGCTCAAACAGCTACACGTGGCCGAGACCGAGAAGTACGCGCATGTGACCTTCTTCTTCAACGGCGGCCGCGAAGAGCCGTTCCCCGGCGAAGAGCGATTGCTGGTGCAGTCGCCGAAAGAGGTTGCCACCTACGATCTCAAGCCCGAGATGAGCGCCTATGGCATCCGCGACGGCCTGCTGAAGGCAATTGAGCAGGGCACCTACGATTTCATTATCGTCAACTTCGCGAATGCCGATATGGTTGGCCATACCGGCGTGATCCCGGCGGTGGTCAAGGCGGTTGAAACAGTCGATACCTGCATTGGCGCGGTGGTCGATGCGGTGGTTGCGGCCGGTGGCGCCGCCCTGATCACGGCCGACCACGGCAACGCTGAGCTGCTGATCGACCCGGCAACCGGCGGGCCACACACCGCGCATACCACCAACCCGGTGCCGTGCATCCTGGTGGCTGCGCCTGGCATCGGCCTCGACGGCGCGACGCTGCGCGCGGGTGGGCGCCTGTCGGATGTGGCGCCGACGCTGCTAGATATGTTGGGGGTAGCGCGCGCCGCGCAGATGACCGGCAAGAGCCTGCTGGTGCGCGGCTAG
- a CDS encoding NADPH-dependent oxidoreductase → MQPPTRADALRQRYGDHDQPEPLAWSEALELLLSHRSVRAYTPEPLPAGVLPALVAAAQSAATSSNLQAWSVVAVEDLERKARLARLAGDQAQIRECPLFLVWLADLARLARVAAQRDLPHAALDFTEMFLLAAIDATLAAQNAVVAAEALGLGTVYIGGIRNHPLEVAAELHLPPRTFPIFGLCVGWPDPERPAIPKPRLPQAAVLHREIYTAEQADAAVEHYNQTMAAFYQQQRMQVRGDWAQHSVQRVSGPQSLSGRHTLRQALEQLGFELQ, encoded by the coding sequence ATGCAACCGCCAACCCGTGCCGACGCCCTCCGCCAGCGGTATGGCGATCACGACCAGCCGGAGCCACTCGCCTGGAGCGAGGCGCTCGAGCTGCTGCTGAGTCATCGCTCGGTGCGCGCCTACACGCCCGAGCCGCTACCGGCCGGGGTGCTGCCCGCGCTGGTGGCCGCCGCGCAATCGGCAGCCACGTCATCGAACTTACAGGCATGGAGCGTGGTAGCCGTAGAAGATCTTGAGCGCAAGGCCCGCCTCGCGCGGCTGGCCGGCGATCAGGCGCAGATCCGCGAGTGCCCGCTATTCCTGGTATGGCTGGCAGATCTCGCGCGCCTGGCGCGGGTCGCAGCACAGCGCGATCTACCGCATGCCGCGCTAGATTTCACCGAGATGTTTTTGCTGGCTGCGATCGATGCTACGCTGGCGGCGCAGAATGCGGTGGTGGCGGCAGAGGCGCTCGGGCTTGGAACCGTCTATATCGGCGGGATTCGCAACCACCCGCTCGAGGTCGCGGCCGAGCTGCACCTACCGCCACGAACCTTCCCCATATTCGGGCTGTGCGTTGGCTGGCCCGACCCGGAGCGGCCGGCGATACCCAAGCCGCGCCTGCCGCAAGCGGCTGTGTTGCACCGCGAAATCTACACGGCCGAGCAAGCCGACGCGGCCGTGGAGCACTACAACCAGACGATGGCCGCATTCTACCAGCAGCAGCGCATGCAGGTACGTGGCGACTGGGCCCAGCACTCGGTGCAGCGGGTAAGCGGCCCGCAGTCGCTCTCGGGGCGCCACACGCTACGCCAGGCGCTCGAGCAGCTTGGGTTCGAGCTACAGTGA